One genomic segment of Drosophila melanogaster chromosome 3R includes these proteins:
- the RpL3 gene encoding ribosomal protein L3, isoform D — protein MSHRKFSAPRHGSMAFYPKKRSARHRGKVKAFPKDDASKPVHLTCFIGYKAGMTHIVREADRPGSKINKKEVVEAVTVLETPPMIVVGAVGYIETPFGLRALVNVWAQHLSEECRRRFYKNWYVSEDHVVVLPTPFVAIFFAPGVHTHKMAADTCFLLESG, from the exons TCTCATCGTAAGTTCTCGGCACCCCGCCATGGCTCCATGGCCTTCTACCCCAAGAAGCGCTCAGCTCGCCATCGCGGTAAGGTTAAGGCCTTCCCCAAGGATGACGCCAGCAAGCCAGTCCATCTGACCTGCTTCATCGGCTACAAGGCCGGCATGACCCACATTGTGCGCGAGGCCGATCGTCCTGGCTCCA AGATCAACAAGAAGGAGGTGGTCGAGGCCGTCACCGTTCTGGAGACCCCGCCCATGATTGTGGTCGGTGCTGTCGGCTACATCGAGACTCCCTTCGGTCTGCGTGCCCTGGTCAACGTTTGGGCCCAGCATCTCTCCGAGGAGTGCCGTCGTCGCTTCTACAAGAACTGGTATGTATCCGAGGACCACGTGGTCGTTCTTCCTACTCCATTTGTCGCCATTTTCTTTGCACCGggtgtacacacacacaaaatggcAGCCGACACGTGCTTTCTACTCGAGTCTGGATGA
- the RpL3 gene encoding ribosomal protein L3, isoform H has protein sequence MSHRKFSAPRHGSMAFYPKKRSARHRGKVKAFPKDDASKPVHLTCFIGYKAGMTHIVREADRPGSKINKKEVVEAVTVLETPPMIVVGAVGYIETPFGLRALVNVWAQHLSEECRRRFYKNWYKSKKKAFTKASKKWTDDLGKKSIENDFRKMLRYCKVIRVIAHSQIRLIKQRQKKAHVMEIQLNGGSIEDKVKWAREHLEKPIQVSNVFGQDEMIDCVGVTKGKGFKGVTSRWHTKKLPRKTHKGLRKVACIGAWHPSRVSTTVARAGQKGYHHRTEINKKIYRIGAGIHTKDGKVIKNNASTEYDLTDKSITPMGGFPHYGEVNNDFVMIKGCCIGSKKRIITLRKSLLKHTKRSALEQIKLKFIDTSSKMGHGRFQTPADKLAFMGPLKKDRLKEEAAATTAAAAAATTTSA, from the exons TCTCATCGTAAGTTCTCGGCACCCCGCCATGGCTCCATGGCCTTCTACCCCAAGAAGCGCTCAGCTCGCCATCGCGGTAAGGTTAAGGCCTTCCCCAAGGATGACGCCAGCAAGCCAGTCCATCTGACCTGCTTCATCGGCTACAAGGCCGGCATGACCCACATTGTGCGCGAGGCCGATCGTCCTGGCTCCA AGATCAACAAGAAGGAGGTGGTCGAGGCCGTCACCGTTCTGGAGACCCCGCCCATGATTGTGGTCGGTGCTGTCGGCTACATCGAGACTCCCTTCGGTCTGCGTGCCCTGGTCAACGTTTGGGCCCAGCATCTCTCCGAGGAGTGCCGTCGTCGCTTCTACAAGAACTG GTACAAGAGCAAGAAGAAGGCATTCACCAAGGCCAGCAAGAAGTGGACCGATGATCTCGGCAAGAAGAGCATCGAGAATGACTTCCGCAAGATGCTGCGCTACTGCAAGGTGATCCGTGTGATTGCCCACTCGCAG ATCCGCTTGATCAAGCAGCGCCAAAAGAAGGCCCATGTCATGGAGATCCAGCTGAACGGCGGCTCCATCGAGGACAAGGTCAAGTGGGCTCGCGAGCATTTGGAGAAGCCCATCCAGGTCAGCAACGTCTTCGGCCAGGACGAGATGATCGACTGCGTTGGTGTGACCAAGGGTAAGGGTTTCAAGGGTGTCACCTCGCGTTGGCACACCAAGAAGCTGCCCCGCAAGACGCACAAGGGTCTGCGCAAGGTGGCCTGTATTGGTGCCTGGCATCCGTCGCGTGTGTCCACCACCGTGGCCCGTGCCGGTCAGAAGGGTTACCACCACCGTACCGAGATCAACAAGAAGATCTACCGCATCGGCGCTGGCATCCACACCAAGGACGGCAAG GTCATCAAGAACAACGCCTCCACCGAGTACGATCTGACCGACAAGAGCATCACGCCCATGGGTGGCTTCCCCCACTACGGTGAGGTCAACAACGACTTCGTCATGATCAAGGGCTGCTGCATCGGCTCCAAGAAGCGCATCATCACCCTGCGCAAGTCCCTGCTGAAGCACACCAAGCGCTCTGCCCTGGAGCAGATCAAGCTCAAGTTCATCGACACCTCGTCCAAGATGGGTCACGGTCGCTTCCAGACCCCTGCCGACAAGCTGGCCTTCATGGGACCGCTCAAGAAGGATCGTCTCAAGGAGGAGGCTGCCGCTAccaccgctgctgctgccgccgccaccaccaccagtgCTTAA
- the RpL3 gene encoding ribosomal protein L3, isoform G, translating into MSHRKFSAPRHGSMAFYPKKRSARHRGKVKAFPKDDASKPVHLTCFIGYKAGMTHIVREADRPGSKINKKEVVEAVTVLETPPMIVVGAVGYIETPFGLRALVNVWAQHLSEECRRRFYKNCSSISLLRELFKSLNVV; encoded by the exons TCTCATCGTAAGTTCTCGGCACCCCGCCATGGCTCCATGGCCTTCTACCCCAAGAAGCGCTCAGCTCGCCATCGCGGTAAGGTTAAGGCCTTCCCCAAGGATGACGCCAGCAAGCCAGTCCATCTGACCTGCTTCATCGGCTACAAGGCCGGCATGACCCACATTGTGCGCGAGGCCGATCGTCCTGGCTCCA AGATCAACAAGAAGGAGGTGGTCGAGGCCGTCACCGTTCTGGAGACCCCGCCCATGATTGTGGTCGGTGCTGTCGGCTACATCGAGACTCCCTTCGGTCTGCGTGCCCTGGTCAACGTTTGGGCCCAGCATCTCTCCGAGGAGTGCCGTCGTCGCTTCTACAAGAACTG TTCTTCGATCAGCTTGCTGAGAGAGCTTTTCAAATCGCTAAACGTTGTGTGA